In Streptantibioticus cattleyicolor NRRL 8057 = DSM 46488, a genomic segment contains:
- a CDS encoding response regulator transcription factor, whose protein sequence is MRAVIAEDSLLLRIGVVKVLQMAGFEVAAEVADPEALLAAVEEHQPDIAVVDVRMPPDFRDEGVRAALVIRRQWPKTSVLLLSQYVEERYAADLLSADTAGVGYLLKQRVADVEEFVEALRQVAEGGTVLDPQVVSQLLVRRHSDPLDRLTAREREVLELMASGRSNAGIARELVISESAVAKHINSIMTKLDLPKTDADHRRVLAVLRFLGVARPE, encoded by the coding sequence GTGCGCGCCGTGATCGCCGAGGATTCCCTTCTGCTTCGGATCGGGGTCGTCAAAGTGCTTCAGATGGCCGGCTTCGAGGTGGCCGCCGAGGTCGCCGACCCCGAGGCGTTGCTGGCAGCCGTGGAGGAGCATCAGCCGGACATCGCCGTGGTCGATGTGCGGATGCCACCCGACTTCCGGGACGAGGGGGTACGGGCGGCACTGGTCATCCGCCGGCAGTGGCCCAAGACCTCGGTGCTGTTGCTCTCGCAGTACGTGGAGGAACGGTACGCGGCGGATCTGCTGTCGGCCGACACCGCGGGCGTCGGGTATCTGCTCAAGCAGCGAGTGGCTGATGTGGAGGAGTTCGTCGAAGCGTTGCGGCAGGTGGCGGAGGGCGGGACGGTACTCGACCCCCAGGTGGTCTCACAGCTTCTGGTTCGTCGGCACAGTGATCCGCTGGACCGGTTGACTGCGCGCGAACGGGAGGTTTTGGAGCTGATGGCGAGTGGCCGGTCCAACGCCGGTATCGCAAGGGAGTTGGTGATCAGCGAGAGTGCGGTGGCGAAGCACATCAACAGCATCATGACCAAGCTGGATCTGCCGAAGACCGACGCCGACCATCGCCGTGTGCTCGCCGTGCTTCGCTTCCTGGGTGTTGCGCGGCCGGAGTGA
- a CDS encoding alpha/beta hydrolase, with protein MPVPAVDPEIQTLLETADTGIFPVYGLDAVLADPQRYALLRARPDTPADDQVTVRDLHIPGPAGDLRLRVYRPDTTEALPMILYIHGGAFTYGSPEAEEGRSLRYARDARAVVVSVDYRLAPEHPYPAAADDAYAALLWIAANPAELGGDRARIAVAGGSAGGNIAASTVLRARDQAGPHILFQLLTYPGVDGSLTSASVREFTDTPVLNRGAMELAWQYYAKDTHPDPYASPIRTTDLGALPPTYIAVAEIDPLRDEGRDYAARLSAAGVTTELVQVPGAVHGFDLLFPSARISERSLADQVRALHDALHS; from the coding sequence ATGCCCGTCCCCGCAGTCGACCCCGAGATCCAGACCCTGCTGGAGACCGCCGACACCGGCATCTTCCCCGTCTACGGCCTCGACGCGGTCCTTGCCGACCCCCAGCGCTACGCACTCCTGCGCGCCCGCCCCGACACCCCCGCCGACGACCAGGTCACGGTGCGGGACCTGCACATCCCCGGCCCCGCCGGAGACCTGCGGCTGCGCGTCTACCGGCCCGACACCACCGAAGCCCTGCCGATGATCCTCTACATCCACGGCGGCGCCTTCACCTACGGATCTCCCGAGGCCGAGGAGGGACGCTCCCTGCGCTACGCCCGCGACGCCCGGGCCGTCGTCGTCTCCGTCGACTACCGCCTCGCCCCCGAACACCCCTACCCCGCCGCGGCCGACGACGCCTACGCCGCCCTGCTCTGGATCGCCGCCAACCCGGCCGAACTCGGCGGCGACCGGGCACGCATCGCCGTGGCCGGCGGCAGCGCCGGCGGCAATATCGCCGCCTCCACCGTGCTGCGCGCCCGCGACCAGGCAGGCCCGCACATCCTCTTCCAGCTGCTGACCTACCCGGGCGTGGACGGCAGCCTGACCTCCGCCTCGGTGCGCGAGTTCACCGACACCCCCGTCCTCAACCGGGGCGCGATGGAACTGGCCTGGCAGTACTACGCCAAGGACACCCACCCCGACCCCTACGCCTCCCCGATCCGCACCACCGACCTGGGCGCACTGCCGCCCACCTACATCGCCGTGGCGGAGATCGACCCGCTGCGCGACGAGGGCCGCGACTACGCCGCACGCCTGTCCGCCGCCGGTGTCACCACCGAACTCGTCCAAGTACCCGGCGCCGTCCACGGCTTCGACCTCCTCTTCCCCTCCGCCCGCATCAGCGAACGCAGCCTGGCCGACCAAGTACGCGCCCTACACGACGCCCTCCACTCCTGA
- a CDS encoding cyclodeaminase/cyclohydrolase family protein, giving the protein MRDQTIGDFLDTLADRIPAPGGGASAALHAAQAAALLGMVARYSTGDKYAEHAATVQRVIEGTDRLRETALRLAEQDAAAFTAVTDAYRLPRSTAEEKTARSAAIAAALAAAAEPPAQVLAASLAAVEYAEELLPIANRNVITDVAAATEAARAAATTARINVEINLTGIKDPAVRADLTARAAVTDGIVTRADQVTTAVRKEINR; this is encoded by the coding sequence ATGCGCGACCAGACCATCGGTGACTTCCTGGACACCCTCGCCGACCGCATCCCGGCCCCCGGCGGCGGCGCGTCGGCAGCGCTCCACGCCGCCCAGGCAGCCGCGCTGCTGGGCATGGTCGCGCGGTACAGCACCGGCGACAAGTACGCCGAACACGCCGCCACGGTGCAACGCGTGATCGAGGGCACCGACCGGCTGCGGGAGACCGCCCTGCGCCTCGCCGAACAGGACGCGGCGGCGTTCACCGCGGTCACCGACGCCTACCGGCTGCCCAGGTCCACCGCCGAGGAGAAGACGGCCCGTTCCGCCGCCATCGCCGCCGCGCTCGCCGCCGCGGCCGAGCCCCCGGCCCAGGTCCTCGCCGCCTCCCTGGCCGCCGTCGAGTACGCCGAGGAACTGCTGCCCATCGCCAACCGCAACGTGATCACGGATGTGGCCGCCGCCACCGAAGCCGCCCGCGCCGCGGCGACCACCGCACGGATCAACGTCGAGATCAACCTCACCGGCATCAAGGACCCCGCCGTCCGCGCCGATCTCACCGCCCGCGCCGCCGTCACCGACGGCATCGTCACCCGGGCCGACCAGGTGACCACCGCGGTCCGCAAGGAGATCAACCGATGA
- a CDS encoding aminotransferase-like domain-containing protein, which yields MRAVMEGQVVGALGEWRRPGAPLAAALADAVRAAVLDGRLRPGSALPAERRLAVALGVSRGTLTAALAALREDGWVRTRHGSASVLRLPPVAAGRIAPLTATGEAGTIDLRRAVPAAPQAAYQAAMARAAQRSGPLLALDGEPGPGLPELRELLAARYTAEGLPTLPGQILVTSGARAALTLLCARLRPRVAAVEVPTYVDALTTLRTGGTRPVGCRVTGSGWDPEQLHDAFRAAAGHIAYLTPDFHNPTGALMSPGTRRTVAELAARHQVTVIADETLRDLDLRDEPVPLPRIARALLIGSTSKTVWGGLRIGWLRAPAAMVDDLARHPLHGPLAPSPMQQLTAVELLADDDGLLARRRNTLRRQRDHLAALLDGDDRWRFALPAGGLTLWLRLTRERADAVTARAAAEGLHLSPGPVFAADATLAHYLRVPYTPPPETLDRVAAVLGAAVPAGARPGRARPDA from the coding sequence GTGCGTGCGGTGATGGAGGGCCAGGTCGTCGGGGCGCTCGGCGAGTGGCGACGGCCCGGTGCGCCGTTGGCGGCGGCGCTCGCGGACGCGGTCCGCGCCGCCGTGCTCGACGGACGGCTGCGTCCGGGCAGCGCGTTGCCCGCCGAACGCCGGCTGGCCGTGGCGCTCGGCGTCAGCCGTGGCACGCTGACCGCCGCGCTGGCCGCACTGCGCGAGGACGGCTGGGTGCGCACCCGGCACGGCAGCGCCAGCGTCCTGCGGCTGCCACCGGTCGCGGCCGGCCGGATCGCCCCGCTGACCGCCACCGGCGAAGCGGGCACCATCGATCTGCGGCGTGCCGTGCCGGCCGCGCCGCAGGCCGCGTACCAGGCGGCGATGGCCCGCGCGGCGCAGCGGTCCGGTCCGTTGCTGGCGCTGGACGGCGAACCGGGGCCAGGACTACCGGAGTTGCGCGAACTGCTCGCCGCCCGTTACACCGCCGAGGGACTGCCGACCCTGCCCGGCCAGATCCTCGTCACCTCGGGGGCGCGGGCCGCCCTCACCCTGCTCTGCGCCCGGCTGCGGCCCCGGGTCGCGGCGGTGGAGGTCCCCACCTACGTCGACGCGCTGACCACACTGCGCACCGGCGGCACCCGGCCGGTCGGCTGCCGGGTGACCGGCTCCGGCTGGGATCCGGAGCAACTGCACGACGCCTTCCGGGCCGCGGCCGGCCACATCGCCTATCTGACCCCGGACTTCCACAACCCCACCGGCGCCCTGATGTCCCCCGGCACCCGGCGCACCGTCGCCGAACTGGCCGCCCGCCACCAGGTCACCGTCATCGCCGACGAGACCCTGCGCGACCTGGATCTGCGCGACGAACCGGTGCCGTTGCCCCGCATCGCCCGCGCCCTGCTGATCGGTTCGACCAGCAAGACGGTCTGGGGCGGGCTGCGGATCGGCTGGCTGCGCGCCCCGGCCGCCATGGTGGACGACCTCGCCCGCCACCCGCTGCACGGGCCGCTCGCCCCCTCGCCCATGCAGCAACTGACCGCCGTGGAACTGCTCGCCGACGACGACGGACTCCTCGCCCGGCGCCGGAACACGCTGCGGCGACAACGCGATCACCTCGCCGCGCTGCTCGACGGGGACGACCGCTGGCGGTTCGCCCTGCCGGCGGGCGGCCTGACGCTGTGGCTGCGGCTCACCCGGGAACGGGCCGACGCCGTCACCGCCCGCGCCGCCGCCGAGGGGCTGCACCTGTCCCCCGGACCGGTCTTCGCCGCCGACGCCACCCTCGCCCACTACCTGCGCGTCCCCTACACCCCTCCCCCCGAGACCCTCGACCGCGTCGCCGCCGTTCTCGGCGCGGCCGTTCCCGCCGGCGCCCGCCCCGGTCGCGCCCGGCCCGACGCATAG
- a CDS encoding ACT domain-containing protein, translating into MNGETDLRALLTGLRPQLNPGRYVFTTIRSAIPSGVDPVATVREPEGLTLVVRQEEADAAGLPYEYVAGWITLRVHSALDAVGLTAAVARELTAVGLSCNVVAGFHHDHLFVPVERAAEAVEVLLRLARRSA; encoded by the coding sequence ATGAACGGTGAAACCGATCTGCGCGCCCTGCTGACCGGCCTGCGCCCCCAACTCAACCCGGGCCGCTACGTCTTCACCACCATCCGCTCCGCCATCCCCTCCGGCGTGGACCCCGTGGCGACCGTCCGCGAACCCGAAGGGCTGACCCTGGTGGTCCGCCAGGAGGAGGCCGACGCGGCCGGCCTGCCGTACGAGTACGTGGCCGGCTGGATCACGCTGCGCGTGCACTCCGCCCTCGACGCGGTCGGGCTGACCGCCGCCGTCGCCCGCGAGCTGACCGCCGTCGGCCTGAGCTGCAACGTGGTCGCCGGCTTCCACCACGACCACCTGTTCGTCCCCGTCGAACGCGCGGCGGAGGCCGTCGAGGTCCTGCTTCGACTGGCACGACGCTCCGCGTGA
- a CDS encoding sensor histidine kinase, producing MRYTARLRRLAPQTVEGLARDTKFLVTGLLIQFTALAIMASPWLYFVPASMAAITVAVVIPLAFLVVAAPVLSKAQRLRFRLQLGVDIPVPATESTRPAGLAGIPMSLDPSAEWRQLGYHLLIGPLIALGGVLTLLLWLPAAVAATSCAWVWAVPVDWRLAHHGYSTQVGYVTAGGIVVLCLLPTLSRKLVRLDVQAATSLLGPSPAQQLARRVEDLTQSRAGVLDAADTERRRIERDLHDGAQQRLVSLAVNLGMAKATLTDLPDQARAVIDEAHREAKEAIAELSDLVRGLHPAVLEDRGLDAALSAVAARVPIPVRLSVDLPSRPSPTVEAVAYFVVSEALTNAVKHASASGADVTVERIGDTLLVVVADDGVGGADATAGTGLSGLAKRVASVDGTFSVSSPVGGPTVLTVELPCAP from the coding sequence ATGCGATACACCGCCCGACTGCGGCGCCTTGCTCCGCAGACCGTCGAGGGCCTGGCACGGGACACCAAGTTCCTTGTGACGGGTCTGCTGATCCAGTTCACCGCGCTGGCCATCATGGCTTCACCCTGGCTCTACTTCGTTCCGGCGTCGATGGCCGCCATAACGGTCGCCGTGGTCATACCGCTGGCGTTCCTGGTAGTGGCCGCTCCTGTGCTGAGCAAGGCGCAGCGCCTGCGATTCAGGCTCCAGCTCGGCGTCGACATCCCCGTCCCGGCCACCGAGTCCACCCGCCCGGCGGGGTTGGCCGGCATACCGATGTCCCTGGATCCCTCGGCGGAATGGCGGCAGCTCGGCTACCACTTGTTGATCGGCCCGCTCATCGCGCTCGGCGGGGTGTTGACCTTGCTGCTGTGGCTCCCAGCCGCCGTCGCCGCGACCTCCTGTGCATGGGTATGGGCCGTGCCGGTGGACTGGCGCCTGGCCCACCACGGTTACTCGACGCAGGTCGGGTACGTCACGGCCGGCGGGATCGTGGTGCTGTGCCTGCTGCCCACGCTGTCACGGAAGCTGGTGCGGCTCGACGTCCAGGCCGCCACGAGCCTGCTCGGCCCGAGCCCCGCCCAGCAATTGGCCCGTCGCGTGGAAGACCTCACGCAAAGCCGTGCCGGGGTCCTGGACGCGGCGGACACCGAACGGCGCCGTATAGAACGGGATCTGCACGACGGCGCGCAGCAACGCCTGGTGTCCCTCGCCGTCAACCTGGGCATGGCCAAGGCCACTCTCACGGATCTGCCGGACCAGGCACGCGCGGTGATCGACGAGGCCCACCGGGAAGCGAAGGAGGCCATCGCCGAGCTGAGCGACCTGGTGCGGGGGCTCCATCCGGCCGTCCTCGAGGACCGGGGCCTCGACGCGGCGCTCTCCGCGGTGGCCGCACGGGTTCCGATACCGGTACGGCTATCGGTGGATCTGCCGTCCCGGCCGTCGCCAACGGTGGAGGCCGTGGCCTATTTCGTGGTCTCGGAGGCTCTGACCAATGCGGTCAAGCACGCCTCGGCGTCCGGGGCCGATGTCACGGTCGAGCGCATAGGTGACACACTGCTGGTCGTCGTCGCGGACGACGGTGTCGGGGGTGCCGATGCAACCGCCGGCACCGGGTTGTCGGGGCTCGCCAAGCGGGTGGCCTCGGTCGACGGCACGTTCTCCGTCAGCAGCCCCGTCGGGGGCCCGACCGTCCTCACCGTGGAGTTGCCGTGCGCGCCGTGA
- a CDS encoding GlxA family transcriptional regulator, producing MTVATPHHVAVLALAPVVAFDLSIPAQMLTGVETRAGQAAYEVRTLSPDGSPVPTVNGYGVTPQGDLSLLEHADTVIVAGTRCPDVVEKGAVDAGVAEALRAARQRARLVSLCTGSFVLAAAGLLDGGRAATHWRYAQQFRRLFPTVDLDTNPLYVADRGILTSAGGAAAIDLCLHLVREDHGSSVANRVARYNVVAPMRDGGQAQYIEHPVREDAGTSTAGARALMTEHLDRRLSLKDLAAQCHMSVRTFTRRFRQETGLSPAAWLTSARLKHARHLLESTELPVDDIAARAGLGSGTNLRQHMRDTLDTTPSAYRRAFRSSPTAHTR from the coding sequence ATGACCGTTGCGACACCTCATCATGTGGCCGTTCTCGCCCTCGCGCCGGTGGTGGCCTTCGACCTCAGCATCCCGGCCCAGATGCTGACCGGGGTCGAGACCCGGGCGGGACAGGCGGCCTACGAGGTGCGCACCCTGTCCCCGGACGGCTCGCCGGTGCCGACGGTGAACGGGTACGGCGTCACGCCCCAGGGCGACCTGTCCCTGCTGGAGCACGCCGACACCGTGATCGTCGCGGGGACCCGCTGCCCGGACGTGGTGGAGAAGGGAGCGGTGGACGCCGGTGTCGCGGAGGCGTTGCGTGCGGCCCGGCAGCGCGCCCGGCTGGTGTCCTTGTGCACCGGCTCGTTCGTCCTCGCGGCGGCCGGTCTGCTGGACGGCGGCCGGGCCGCGACCCACTGGCGTTATGCCCAGCAGTTCAGACGGCTCTTCCCCACGGTCGACCTCGACACCAACCCGTTGTACGTCGCCGATCGCGGGATCCTGACCTCGGCGGGCGGTGCGGCGGCCATCGATCTGTGCCTGCACCTGGTCCGGGAGGATCATGGCAGTTCCGTGGCGAACCGCGTGGCCCGGTACAACGTCGTCGCGCCGATGCGGGACGGCGGCCAGGCTCAGTACATCGAGCACCCGGTCCGGGAGGACGCGGGGACCTCGACGGCCGGGGCGCGAGCACTGATGACGGAGCACCTGGACCGGCGGCTCTCCCTCAAGGACCTCGCGGCGCAGTGCCACATGAGCGTGCGGACCTTCACCAGGCGGTTCCGGCAGGAGACCGGGCTCTCCCCCGCCGCCTGGCTCACCTCCGCCCGCCTGAAGCACGCACGCCACCTGCTGGAATCGACCGAACTGCCCGTGGACGACATCGCCGCCAGGGCCGGCCTGGGCAGCGGGACGAACCTACGGCAACACATGCGCGACACCCTGGACACCACCCCCTCCGCCTACCGCAGGGCGTTCCGGTCCTCCCCCACCGCGCATACGCGGTAG
- a CDS encoding pyridoxal phosphate-dependent decarboxylase family protein yields the protein MDATLAADLEGLPGLLERVRAQAVDFLDGLPERPVVVPSQPPGAVPLPERGMGLGRALEVYAERWEPLFSASAGPRYLGFVTGGATPAALAGDWLTSVADQNSTSALDAAGHHLEQATLEWLRELFGLSPAQQGTFVTGATMSNTVGLAIAREWLGASRGVSVAESGAGALGRVRVLSGSAHSSVAKALSMLGLGRSALVPVATLPDREAVDPAALEAALLEAREAGEACVVVANAGTVNTVDFDDLSALAALRDRYGCWLHVDAAFGAFGALSPDHEHLLRGLDAADSICVDLHKWLNVPYDAAVQFTRHRELQVRVFRNAAAYLGPLGESPDPVHLTPENSRRLRALPAWFTLLAYGREGYREIVTRCAANARALGDAVESTPELRLLAPVRFNVVCFTLATDPTPEALARLAADVGREVFVTPTVYAGVPALRAAFSNWRTTSRDVERVARALRERVAHDG from the coding sequence ATGGACGCCACGCTCGCCGCCGATCTGGAGGGGCTGCCCGGTCTGCTGGAACGGGTCCGCGCCCAGGCCGTCGACTTCCTCGACGGTCTGCCGGAGCGTCCGGTCGTCGTGCCGTCGCAGCCGCCCGGGGCGGTGCCGCTGCCGGAACGCGGGATGGGGCTGGGCCGCGCGCTGGAGGTCTACGCCGAGCGGTGGGAACCGCTGTTCTCGGCCAGCGCCGGGCCGCGCTACCTCGGGTTCGTCACCGGCGGGGCGACCCCGGCGGCGCTCGCGGGCGACTGGCTGACCTCGGTGGCGGACCAGAACTCGACCTCCGCCCTGGACGCCGCCGGTCACCACCTGGAACAGGCGACGCTGGAGTGGCTGCGCGAGCTGTTCGGGCTGTCACCGGCCCAACAGGGAACGTTCGTCACCGGCGCCACGATGTCGAACACGGTGGGGCTGGCCATCGCCCGCGAGTGGCTCGGCGCATCGCGAGGCGTCTCGGTGGCCGAGTCCGGCGCCGGGGCGCTGGGCCGGGTGCGGGTGCTGTCGGGCAGCGCGCATTCGAGCGTGGCCAAGGCGCTGTCGATGCTGGGCCTCGGGCGGTCCGCGCTGGTCCCGGTCGCCACCCTGCCCGACCGGGAGGCGGTGGATCCGGCGGCGCTGGAAGCGGCGTTGCTGGAGGCCCGGGAGGCGGGCGAGGCATGCGTGGTGGTGGCCAACGCGGGGACCGTCAACACCGTTGACTTCGACGACCTGTCGGCGCTGGCCGCACTGCGCGACCGGTACGGCTGCTGGCTCCACGTGGACGCCGCCTTCGGTGCCTTCGGGGCGCTCTCGCCCGACCACGAGCACTTGCTGCGCGGACTGGACGCGGCCGACTCGATCTGCGTCGACCTGCACAAGTGGCTCAACGTGCCGTACGACGCGGCCGTGCAGTTCACCCGCCACCGGGAGTTGCAGGTGAGGGTCTTCCGGAACGCCGCCGCCTACCTCGGCCCGCTCGGCGAGTCGCCCGACCCGGTCCACCTGACCCCGGAGAACTCCCGCCGGCTGCGGGCGCTGCCGGCCTGGTTCACGCTGCTCGCCTACGGGCGCGAGGGCTACCGCGAGATCGTCACCCGCTGCGCCGCCAACGCCCGCGCCCTCGGCGACGCCGTCGAAAGCACCCCGGAACTACGGCTGTTGGCGCCGGTGCGGTTCAACGTGGTCTGCTTCACCCTCGCCACGGATCCGACCCCGGAAGCGCTGGCCCGGCTCGCCGCCGACGTGGGTCGCGAGGTCTTCGTCACGCCGACGGTGTACGCGGGGGTGCCGGCGCTGCGGGCCGCGTTCAGCAACTGGCGGACGACCTCGCGCGACGTGGAGCGCGTCGCCCGGGCGTTGCGGGAGCGCGTGGCCCACGACGGATGA
- a CDS encoding phospholipase D-like domain-containing protein: MARSVLRHVAVAATACTAVLATAVTAHATGTYSAFAFSLSSSEQTIYSFINSATRSLDMTMYELSDSTAVSDLVNLEKRGVKVRVILDGTKTTVNGSAYNTLESAGVGVVWSSSQYVYTHQKTITVDGTKSLVLTGNLTAKYYPTSRDYGVFDNDPNDVAAIENVFAADYTGASVTPDDGDNLLWSPTDSRARLLSVIDSATQTLDVEEEEFSDSAVVDAIAARAQAGVTVRVVVEHPSSYSTQIAEVENAGATVVGYSSSTGFYIHAKAIVADYGLSTAQVEAGSMNITSNSLDNNRELGIILKDTGVESAIENSFNSDYAGGTPA; encoded by the coding sequence ATGGCCCGCAGTGTCCTTCGCCACGTCGCGGTCGCCGCCACCGCGTGCACCGCGGTGCTCGCCACCGCCGTCACCGCGCACGCCACCGGCACGTACTCCGCGTTCGCCTTCTCGCTCAGCAGCAGCGAGCAGACGATCTACAGCTTCATCAACTCGGCGACTCGCAGCCTCGACATGACGATGTACGAGCTCAGCGACTCGACCGCCGTCTCCGACCTGGTCAACCTGGAGAAGCGGGGGGTGAAAGTGAGAGTCATCCTGGACGGTACGAAGACCACGGTGAACGGGTCCGCGTACAACACGCTCGAGAGTGCGGGGGTAGGGGTGGTGTGGTCCTCGTCCCAGTACGTGTACACCCACCAGAAGACCATCACCGTGGACGGAACGAAGTCACTGGTCCTCACCGGCAACCTCACCGCCAAGTACTACCCGACCAGCCGTGACTACGGTGTCTTCGACAACGACCCCAATGACGTGGCGGCGATAGAGAACGTCTTCGCCGCGGACTACACCGGGGCGTCGGTGACGCCGGACGACGGTGACAACCTGCTGTGGTCGCCCACGGATTCGCGGGCGCGGCTGCTCTCGGTGATCGACTCGGCCACCCAGACCCTGGACGTCGAGGAGGAGGAGTTCAGCGACAGCGCGGTGGTGGACGCGATAGCGGCTCGGGCGCAGGCCGGGGTGACGGTGCGCGTGGTGGTGGAGCACCCCTCGTCGTACAGCACCCAGATAGCGGAGGTGGAGAACGCCGGAGCCACGGTCGTCGGCTACTCGTCCAGCACCGGGTTCTACATACACGCCAAGGCCATAGTCGCCGACTACGGGCTGTCGACCGCGCAGGTGGAGGCCGGTTCGATGAACATCACGTCCAACTCCCTCGACAACAACCGGGAACTGGGGATCATCCTCAAGGACACGGGGGTCGAGTCGGCGATAGAGAACTCGTTCAACAGCGATTACGCCGGAGGCACCCCCGCCTGA
- a CDS encoding class I SAM-dependent methyltransferase, producing the protein MSTTSVLTGARMRWALAAGAAAAAGYWWFGDKAPYPYAQCRLLDLPLPFLTSDRLDTVLEPRRGERILEVGPGTGLQSLHIAPQLGPQGRLDVLDVQSEMLDHVMRRAAEQELDNVFPTRSDARELPFEDGTFDAMYLVTALGEIPEPERVLSEAARVLAPGGRLVVGEFFDRHWIPFGRLHRLADSSGLHLQTRSGSTLAYLARFSPCAAGPGSAEPSLVGV; encoded by the coding sequence ATGAGCACCACCAGCGTCCTCACCGGAGCCCGGATGCGATGGGCCCTCGCGGCGGGCGCCGCAGCCGCCGCCGGCTACTGGTGGTTCGGAGACAAAGCGCCTTATCCCTACGCTCAGTGCCGTCTGCTGGACCTGCCTTTGCCCTTCCTGACCTCGGACCGGCTCGACACCGTCCTGGAGCCCCGTCGCGGTGAGCGCATCCTGGAGGTCGGTCCTGGCACCGGGCTCCAGTCGCTGCACATCGCGCCCCAACTCGGGCCGCAGGGGCGGCTCGACGTGCTGGACGTTCAGTCGGAGATGTTGGATCACGTGATGCGACGCGCCGCGGAGCAGGAGTTGGACAACGTCTTCCCGACCCGATCGGATGCGCGGGAACTTCCCTTTGAGGACGGCACGTTCGATGCGATGTATCTGGTGACCGCGCTTGGCGAGATCCCCGAGCCCGAGCGGGTGCTCTCCGAAGCGGCACGCGTGCTTGCGCCGGGAGGCAGGCTGGTGGTGGGGGAGTTCTTCGACCGGCACTGGATACCGTTCGGCAGGCTGCACCGGCTGGCCGACAGTTCCGGGCTCCATCTCCAGACACGCTCGGGGTCAACTCTGGCTTACCTGGCCCGGTTCAGTCCCTGCGCGGCAGGTCCGGGTAGCGCGGAGCCGTCACTGGTCGGGGTATAG
- a CDS encoding bifunctional 5,10-methylenetetrahydrofolate dehydrogenase/5,10-methenyltetrahydrofolate cyclohydrolase gives MSTATPLSGKELAAAIRTSAADRAAHLTAAGRTPKLTVVTATDDPSSAWYVRSIAKAATKAGIVCDIADLRPDSTPDAIRATLEKLSADDGVHGIILQTPLPAGAALEDLASAIAFAKDVDGANPLSLGRLAAGLPAFAPATAQAVVALLDHHGVELAGRHVTVIGRSNVVGKPAAHLLLARNATVTVCHSRTADLSAITSRADIVVAAVGRAGLVTAEHVRPGAVVIDVGTNPTEDGGLTGDVDAASVTPLAAALTPVPGGVGPVTTALLLDHTVRAASEEATTPS, from the coding sequence ATGAGCACCGCCACTCCCCTGTCCGGCAAGGAACTCGCCGCCGCCATCCGCACCTCCGCCGCGGACCGTGCCGCACACCTCACCGCCGCTGGCCGGACGCCCAAGCTCACCGTCGTGACCGCCACCGACGACCCGTCCAGCGCCTGGTACGTCCGCTCGATCGCCAAGGCCGCCACCAAGGCCGGCATCGTCTGCGACATCGCCGACCTCCGCCCGGACTCCACCCCCGACGCCATCCGCGCGACGCTGGAGAAGCTGAGCGCCGACGATGGCGTCCACGGCATCATCCTGCAGACCCCGCTGCCCGCCGGCGCCGCCCTGGAAGACCTCGCGTCCGCCATCGCGTTCGCCAAGGACGTCGACGGTGCCAACCCCCTTTCCCTCGGCCGGCTCGCCGCCGGACTGCCCGCCTTCGCCCCGGCGACCGCGCAAGCCGTCGTCGCCCTGCTCGACCACCACGGTGTCGAACTCGCCGGCCGCCACGTCACCGTGATCGGCCGCTCGAACGTCGTCGGCAAGCCCGCCGCCCATCTGCTCCTGGCCCGGAACGCGACCGTCACCGTCTGCCACTCCCGCACCGCGGACCTTTCGGCCATCACCTCCCGTGCCGACATCGTGGTCGCCGCGGTCGGCCGCGCCGGCCTGGTCACCGCCGAACACGTCCGTCCCGGTGCCGTGGTGATCGACGTCGGCACCAACCCCACCGAGGACGGCGGCCTCACCGGCGACGTGGACGCCGCGTCCGTCACGCCTCTCGCCGCCGCGCTCACCCCCGTCCCCGGTGGCGTCGGCCCGGTCACCACCGCGCTGCTCCTCGACCACACCGTGCGCGCCGCGTCCGAGGAGGCCACGACGCCGAGTTGA